In Procambarus clarkii isolate CNS0578487 chromosome 74, FALCON_Pclarkii_2.0, whole genome shotgun sequence, one DNA window encodes the following:
- the LOC123767439 gene encoding putative neural-cadherin 2, which produces MLPLAGLRDAAPLLDLSGKCNFSRHGSATILTADDGEGDLYNASVSLEGRQLLEVDKQEGVHVGGSPEYLGVSVFKIKGDYHDGCIDDVRISARSVTLPPAVNNTAWGQASMFKGVERGCEASSACTNISCKALLICVDTWRSYHCGCGEGRVLSASRTNCEDE; this is translated from the exons ATGCTGCCACTCGCGGGGCTCCGAGATGCAGCACCCCTGCTGGACCTGTCTGGCAAATGCAACTTCTCCAG GCATGGCTCGGCCACTATCCTGACGGCCGACGATGGGGAAGGTGACCTATACAACGCATCCGTCTCACTGGAGGGACGCCAGCTGCTGGAAGTGGACAAGCAGGAAGGTGTTCATGTCGGAGGCTCTCCGGAGTACCTGGGTGTGAGTGTCTTCAAGATCAAGGGCGACTACCATGATG GTTGTATTGACGACGTGAGGATCTCGGCGAGAAGTGTAACACTTCCCCCAGCGGTCAACAACACCGCTTGGGGCCAGGCCAGCATGTTCAAGGGCGTAGAGCGGGGCTGTGAAGCGTCATCGGCCTGCACTAACATCTCCTGCAAGGCACTCCTCATATGCGTCGACACCTGGAGGTCCTACCACTGTGG GTGTGGTGAGGGCCGAGTTCTGTCAGCGTCGAGAACAAACTGCGAAGATGAATAG